One window from the genome of Pyrus communis chromosome 16, drPyrComm1.1, whole genome shotgun sequence encodes:
- the LOC137719654 gene encoding WUSCHEL-related homeobox 7-like, giving the protein MDEGMSGFCIKASSFRDGGNGNSGTKCGRWNPTAEQVKVLTDLFRSGLRTPSTDQIQKISSQLSFYGKIESKNVFYWFQNHKARERQKRRKVSIDEKDIIRRDQENMSPKQINQVSEPARVIETLQLFPINSFNESEGEKLRFHANEYCKEASAFTYTVGTEMDLPPLDLRLSFL; this is encoded by the exons ATGGACGAGGGCATGTCAGGATTTTGCATTAAGGCATCGAGTTTTCGCGATGGTGGTAATGGTAATAGTGGAACCAAGTGCGGGCGTTGGAATCCAACTGCAGAACAGGTTAAAGTTCTGACTGACCTGTTCAGGTCTGGACTCCGAACGCCGAGCACTGATCAGATTCAGAAAATCTCCTCTCAGCTAAGCTTTTATGGCAAGATCGAGAGCAAGAACGTCTTTTACTGGTTTCAGAATCACAAAGCCAGAGAAAGACAAAAGCGGCGTAAAGTTTCTATTGATGAAAAGGATATCATTCGTCGAGATCAGGAGAACATGTCTCCAAAAC AAATAAATCAGGTTTCGGAGCCGGCGAGAGTGATTGAGACCCTTCAACTTTTCCCCATAAACTCTTTCAACGAATCTGAAGGAGAGAAGCTGAGATTTCACGCAAACGAATATTGCAAGGAGGCGTCAGCTTTTACCTACACTGTTGGGACAGAAATGGACCTTCCACCTTTGGATCTGCGTTTAAGTTTCCTTTGA